The following are encoded in a window of Streptomyces sp. 11x1 genomic DNA:
- a CDS encoding ABC transporter permease, with protein sequence MPRSVRAGLRTRLRAFAGTSVALALLVAVTAALAAAYPRAVDRYGDAGLRRAVEQALPDQTTVQTQVPLPWMDSVEEIEAALRAAPLTEARAEILATAEAPLVPDVAQSSYGVRTTVGLEASDSWLPQPAGQPAQMVLAAQQDLGSHARLSAGRLPRTRGAPVTAATEQVEAAVTVETARTLKIRVGSVIHVPGSGRAPLAVRITGIVVPRAPEGAYWSALPVLRTPALSRRPDLPPSEVHWLAGLLLAPDAGPALLGTPGRPERYWHVAPDVATLRGHDLDRLASAVAALESGPGAQRLRTVVDDGLEAQTNLDEVLADHARLRSGIDPLLLLAAVGTGSLAVIVLAMAGGVAADRRRAELALLRARGASLPGLAARLLAETAVVAVPAGALGLAAALLVLPGARTAPAVLTAVAVTLFACLVLPVRAVVAHRTVRTHDGREDLTAARPSRRCTVAELTVLVIAVGAVAALRRQGAGSTGLVAAAPLLTGVVAALLLARLHPLPLRALSRAAARLRGLVIPLSLAHVARAPGFAVLPLLALLSALTTAAFGGSVLAGVTAARDQAALHEVGADGRIETTTGELPRSLPDRVRRLPGVQDMTQAHVTYDAKPEQGSRLVPLAAVDPEGYARLSQRTGTGPFDAASLRQADDGTAGGADRPLPALASPRVADEYGTGPYAVLLPDGTSVTVRIAQVRERTPAVSGEEFLIVDRAGLPRGEARATTLLLTGDALDGRALRSAADGTAATVRLRAEERNRHVDSPLQAGAERLYGVAVAAGAGYAILALVLTVLRTVPERGALLARLRTMGMTRSQGRRLLILTALPQAFLAAAGGVLTGWVAIHLLAPGVDLTAIALASPSAPEGAVLRTDPLSLAVPALAVLLLAVGVPAGQAWWTSRRGSVRELRLGDT encoded by the coding sequence GTGCCACGGTCCGTACGGGCCGGACTGCGGACCCGGCTCAGGGCCTTCGCCGGTACGTCCGTGGCCCTCGCGCTCCTGGTGGCCGTGACCGCCGCGCTGGCCGCCGCGTACCCGCGTGCCGTCGACCGGTACGGGGACGCCGGGCTGCGTCGGGCGGTCGAGCAGGCCCTGCCCGACCAGACGACCGTGCAGACGCAGGTCCCGCTGCCCTGGATGGACTCGGTCGAGGAGATAGAGGCCGCCCTGCGCGCCGCACCGCTGACCGAGGCGCGCGCCGAGATCCTCGCCACCGCCGAGGCGCCGCTGGTCCCCGACGTCGCGCAGTCGTCGTACGGCGTGCGCACCACCGTCGGCCTGGAGGCGTCCGACTCCTGGCTCCCCCAGCCCGCCGGCCAGCCCGCCCAGATGGTGCTCGCCGCCCAGCAGGATCTGGGCTCCCACGCCCGGCTCAGCGCGGGTCGGTTGCCGCGCACCAGGGGCGCGCCGGTGACCGCGGCGACCGAGCAGGTCGAGGCCGCCGTCACCGTGGAGACCGCCCGCACCCTCAAGATCCGCGTGGGCTCGGTCATCCACGTACCGGGCTCGGGCCGCGCCCCGCTCGCCGTCCGGATCACCGGCATCGTCGTCCCCCGCGCCCCCGAGGGCGCCTACTGGTCGGCCCTGCCGGTGCTGCGCACCCCCGCGCTGAGCCGCCGGCCGGACCTCCCGCCGTCGGAGGTCCACTGGCTCGCCGGCCTGCTCCTCGCCCCCGACGCGGGCCCGGCCCTCCTGGGCACCCCCGGGCGACCCGAGCGGTACTGGCACGTGGCCCCCGACGTCGCCACCCTGCGCGGCCACGACCTCGACCGGCTGGCGTCCGCCGTGGCCGCCCTGGAATCGGGGCCGGGAGCACAACGACTGCGGACGGTCGTGGACGACGGCCTGGAGGCCCAGACCAACCTCGACGAGGTTCTCGCGGACCACGCACGGCTCCGGTCGGGGATCGACCCGCTGCTGCTCCTCGCCGCCGTCGGCACCGGCAGCCTCGCCGTGATCGTCCTCGCCATGGCGGGCGGCGTGGCGGCCGATCGTCGGCGCGCTGAGCTGGCCCTGCTGCGTGCCCGCGGAGCCTCACTGCCCGGCCTCGCCGCGCGCCTGCTGGCGGAGACGGCGGTGGTGGCGGTACCCGCCGGCGCCCTCGGACTCGCCGCCGCGCTGCTCGTCCTGCCCGGTGCCCGCACCGCGCCCGCGGTCCTCACCGCCGTCGCCGTCACCCTCTTCGCCTGCCTAGTGCTCCCCGTGCGCGCCGTGGTGGCGCACCGCACGGTACGGACGCACGACGGGCGCGAGGACCTCACCGCCGCCCGGCCCTCACGGCGTTGCACGGTGGCGGAACTGACCGTCCTGGTGATCGCCGTGGGGGCGGTCGCCGCACTGCGCCGCCAGGGAGCCGGCAGCACCGGCCTGGTGGCCGCCGCCCCGCTGCTGACGGGCGTCGTCGCGGCTCTGCTGCTGGCCCGCCTGCACCCCCTGCCGCTCCGTGCGCTGAGCAGGGCGGCCGCGCGCCTGCGCGGCCTGGTGATCCCGCTGTCGCTGGCCCATGTGGCCCGCGCCCCCGGTTTCGCCGTGCTGCCGCTGCTCGCCCTGCTCAGCGCCCTGACCACGGCCGCGTTCGGCGGTTCGGTCCTGGCGGGCGTCACGGCGGCCCGCGACCAGGCCGCCCTCCACGAGGTGGGCGCGGACGGCCGGATCGAGACCACCACCGGTGAACTGCCCCGAAGCCTGCCCGACCGCGTCCGCCGACTCCCCGGCGTACAGGACATGACGCAAGCGCACGTCACCTACGACGCCAAGCCCGAACAAGGCAGTCGGCTGGTACCCCTGGCCGCCGTGGACCCCGAGGGCTACGCCCGGCTCTCGCAGCGTACGGGCACGGGACCGTTCGACGCGGCGAGCCTCCGGCAGGCGGACGACGGGACGGCGGGCGGCGCCGACCGGCCCCTGCCCGCGCTGGCCTCGCCCCGCGTGGCCGACGAGTACGGCACCGGCCCCTACGCCGTCCTGCTCCCGGACGGCACCTCCGTCACCGTCCGGATCGCCCAGGTCCGGGAACGCACCCCGGCCGTGTCCGGTGAGGAGTTCCTGATCGTGGACCGAGCGGGCCTTCCCCGCGGCGAGGCGCGTGCGACGACCCTGCTGCTGACCGGTGACGCCCTCGACGGCCGGGCGCTGCGCTCGGCGGCCGACGGCACGGCGGCGACCGTCCGGCTGCGCGCCGAGGAACGCAACCGGCACGTCGACTCACCGCTCCAGGCGGGCGCGGAACGCCTGTACGGCGTCGCGGTCGCCGCGGGCGCCGGGTACGCGATCCTCGCGCTGGTGCTGACCGTGCTGCGCACCGTGCCCGAACGCGGCGCCCTGCTCGCCCGGTTGCGCACGATGGGCATGACCCGGTCCCAGGGCCGCCGACTGCTGATCCTCACGGCCCTCCCGCAGGCCTTCCTGGCCGCGGCGGGCGGCGTACTGACCGGCTGGGTCGCCATCCACCTGCTGGCGCCCGGCGTCGACCTCACGGCGATCGCCCTGGCCTCCCCGTCCGCTCCGGAAGGGGCCGTGCTGCGCACCGATCCGCTCTCGCTGGCGGTTCCGGCGCTCGCCGTGCTGCTCCTGGCCGTCGGGGTGCCCGCCGGCCAGGCCTGGTGGACCAGCCGACGTGGCTCGGTGCGCGAACTGAGGCTGGGTGACACCTAG
- a CDS encoding histidine phosphatase family protein yields MKARAGAGPLRRLIVLRHAKSAWPVGVPDHERPLAPRGRRDAPAAGRALADADCLPDLAVCSTAVRARQTWELAAAEWGTPPPVRHDARVYAAEVPELLEVVRETPDRVRTLLLVGHNPGLEELVLDLAGDALDDALDEVRTKFPTSAIAFLSWHGPTWSALGPGTALLTDLIVARGRKQTKGGKG; encoded by the coding sequence ATGAAGGCGCGCGCCGGAGCGGGCCCACTGCGCAGACTGATCGTCCTGCGGCACGCCAAGTCCGCCTGGCCGGTGGGCGTCCCCGACCACGAGCGGCCCCTGGCACCACGGGGCCGCCGCGACGCCCCCGCCGCCGGGCGGGCCCTCGCCGACGCTGACTGTCTGCCCGACCTGGCGGTGTGCTCCACGGCCGTACGGGCACGGCAGACCTGGGAGCTGGCCGCCGCGGAGTGGGGCACGCCACCGCCCGTACGGCACGACGCGCGGGTGTACGCGGCCGAGGTGCCCGAGCTGCTGGAAGTGGTGCGCGAGACCCCCGACCGGGTGCGGACCCTGCTGCTCGTCGGCCACAACCCGGGTCTGGAGGAGCTCGTCCTCGACCTTGCCGGCGACGCCCTCGACGACGCGCTGGACGAGGTGCGCACCAAGTTCCCCACCTCGGCGATCGCCTTCCTCTCCTGGCACGGCCCGACCTGGTCCGCACTCGGCCCGGGCACGGCCCTGCTGACCGACCTGATCGTGGCCAGGGGCAGAAAGCAGACCAAGGGGGGCAAGGGGTGA
- a CDS encoding CoA-binding protein — translation MYGDPATIRKILTELGDTWAVVGLSTNRDRAAYGVAQVLQRYGKRVVPVHPKAEPVHGEQGYASLSDIPFRVDVVDVFVNSALAGPVADEAARIGAEAVWFQLGVIDEEAYRRTREAGLDMVMDRCPAIEIPRLG, via the coding sequence ATGTACGGCGACCCCGCCACGATCCGCAAGATCCTGACGGAACTCGGCGACACCTGGGCGGTCGTCGGCCTGTCCACCAACCGCGACCGGGCGGCGTACGGCGTCGCGCAGGTCCTCCAGCGCTACGGCAAGCGCGTCGTCCCGGTGCACCCCAAGGCCGAGCCGGTCCACGGCGAGCAGGGTTACGCCTCCCTCTCCGACATCCCCTTCCGCGTGGACGTCGTCGACGTCTTCGTCAACAGCGCCCTCGCCGGTCCCGTCGCCGACGAGGCGGCCCGCATCGGTGCCGAGGCGGTCTGGTTCCAGCTGGGTGTGATCGACGAGGAGGCCTACCGCCGCACCCGCGAGGCGGGCCTGGACATGGTGATGGACCGCTGCCCGGCGATCGAGATCCCCCGTCTGGGCTGA
- a CDS encoding ABC transporter ATP-binding protein, with translation MTSSPTFHELADRALAARDAAAYGQDALISCDRLVRIFTADGVEVQALQGLDLLVREGELLALVGASGSGKSTLMNILAGLDRPTAGATRVADHDLVTMSAKERLAYRRRTVGFVRQQTSANLLPYLTAAQNVALPLQLARARGGRRARAERSLELLDLLDVVDCRDRRPHEMSGGQQQRVALAVALANDPAVLLADEPTGELDSHTAEQVFAAFRTANEELGTTIVIVTHDQSVAGEVRRTVAIRDGRTATEVLRHSEVDSATGQENLVAREYAMLDRAGRLQLPAEYTRALGMRDRVALELEPDHIAVRPDDARNGSDDRGSAGERPEG, from the coding sequence ATGACCAGCAGCCCGACCTTCCACGAACTCGCCGACCGTGCGCTCGCCGCGCGTGACGCCGCCGCCTACGGCCAGGACGCCCTGATCAGCTGCGACCGCCTGGTGCGCATCTTCACCGCCGACGGCGTGGAGGTGCAGGCCCTGCAGGGCCTCGACCTCCTCGTGCGCGAGGGGGAGCTGCTGGCCCTGGTCGGCGCCTCCGGCAGCGGCAAATCCACCCTCATGAACATCCTCGCGGGACTGGACAGACCGACCGCCGGAGCGACCAGGGTCGCGGACCACGACCTGGTCACGATGTCCGCCAAGGAACGGCTCGCCTATCGCCGCAGGACCGTCGGCTTCGTCCGGCAGCAGACCTCCGCCAATCTCCTGCCCTATCTCACCGCCGCGCAGAACGTCGCCCTGCCCCTGCAGCTGGCCCGTGCCCGGGGCGGACGCCGGGCCCGGGCCGAGCGCTCCCTGGAACTCCTCGACCTGCTGGACGTCGTCGACTGCCGCGACCGCCGGCCGCACGAGATGTCCGGCGGCCAGCAGCAGCGCGTCGCCCTCGCCGTCGCCCTCGCCAACGATCCCGCGGTCCTGCTCGCGGACGAGCCCACCGGCGAACTGGACTCCCACACGGCCGAACAGGTCTTCGCCGCGTTCCGCACCGCCAACGAGGAGCTGGGGACGACCATCGTGATCGTCACCCACGACCAGTCCGTCGCCGGCGAGGTCCGCCGTACGGTCGCCATCCGGGACGGCCGCACGGCGACGGAGGTCCTGCGCCACAGCGAGGTCGACTCCGCCACCGGGCAGGAGAACCTGGTAGCCCGCGAGTACGCCATGCTCGACCGGGCCGGCCGCCTCCAGCTCCCCGCCGAGTACACCCGGGCCCTGGGGATGCGTGACCGGGTCGCCCTGGAACTGGAACCCGACCACATCGCCGTCCGCCCGGACGACGCCCGGAACGGCAGTGACGACCGGGGCTCGGCCGGGGAGCGGCCGGAGGGCTGA
- a CDS encoding ABC transporter ATP-binding protein, translating into MGQAVTAAMLRVTDVHKSYGRGAGAVHALRGVSFEVPRGELVALKGRSGSGKTTLLNIVGGLDEPDGGRVTVDGLHLGDQGEDALLALRRERIGFVFQSFGLIPILTAAENVGVPLRLREADPRERRERVELLLSLVGLADHAAQRPGELSGGQRQRVAIARALANSPSVLIADEPTGQLDAETGHSVMELLRAVVRSERITALVATHDTTLLDLADRVLELKDGEITES; encoded by the coding sequence ATGGGCCAGGCGGTGACCGCGGCCATGCTGCGGGTGACGGATGTACACAAGTCCTACGGCCGAGGCGCCGGCGCCGTGCACGCGCTGCGCGGCGTCTCCTTCGAGGTCCCCCGGGGGGAACTCGTCGCCCTGAAGGGACGGTCGGGCTCGGGCAAGACCACACTGCTCAACATCGTCGGCGGTCTGGACGAACCGGACGGCGGGCGGGTGACCGTCGACGGTCTGCACCTCGGCGACCAGGGCGAGGACGCCCTCCTCGCCCTGCGCCGGGAGCGCATCGGCTTCGTCTTCCAGTCGTTCGGGCTCATCCCGATCCTCACGGCCGCCGAGAACGTCGGCGTGCCCCTGCGGTTGCGCGAGGCGGACCCGCGCGAGCGGCGGGAGCGCGTCGAGCTGCTGCTGTCCCTGGTGGGGCTCGCGGACCACGCGGCGCAGCGGCCGGGCGAGTTGTCGGGCGGGCAGCGCCAGCGGGTCGCCATCGCCCGCGCCCTGGCCAACAGTCCCTCCGTCCTCATCGCCGACGAGCCGACCGGTCAGCTGGACGCGGAGACCGGGCACTCCGTGATGGAACTGCTGCGCGCCGTCGTCCGCAGCGAACGGATCACGGCGCTCGTGGCCACCCATGACACGACGCTCCTCGACCTCGCCGATCGTGTGCTGGAGCTGAAGGACGGCGAGATCACCGAGTCCTGA
- a CDS encoding ABC transporter permease — MTVLLTTAVLAALTAYSGAIGDAALRRSLAEQRTAAEAALVLKADVPADERQAADDAVRAGARTVFDGLPVEVRTLLRSGPYALPGELRQPAERGGNPDLTYFAALDRGQVRTVAGRLPRETVASGPVEVALPQSAARRLGVAPGTRLTVDDQLDGPAVPVVITGVYRPTDVRAPYWQLDDLGGRGAKASSYTTYGPLLTAAGVPTSGRVSVGASGWLVSADYSSLTTDRIGPLREAARSGNAQLREHPALSSATTAATALPEVLDRVERSLLVTRAGMLIVAGQLALLAACALLLVARLLDSDRTGETRLLRARGATRARLAGLAALEALLIAAPAVVLAPLLSGPLTRLLAAQGALGRTGVRVDVPAGGRPEVWAVAAAVAGLCALAVAVPAWRATLEGTVAVRAGALSAPLRAGADVGLLAVAGVAFWLLGSQDSGAVTADRDGVLGVDPLLVVAPALVLFAGTVLVLRLLPLLARAGERLLTRGHGLTAAMVGWQFSRRPMRGAGPVLLLVISVALGVVAIGQHASWLRSQADQADFRAGAEVRVVASGGGVVGRTDVYAGLPHVDAVAPAARGTMSLSGSRRATVVALNTTEAAGTVLARRDLSDGPLLAGLAPRGAPAGIAIPGGTIRLTLTAALHSTAPGTEADVTLTVRDRHGTSYDLPSGHLPADGREHRLTPDLDGARGPLALIALRLGTSQPTERPDRHRLVIGGLTATAGDGDVREMTLPTKWTTAVEADSGAAPPEDEARPTLPRLTSTAPLTLTYDTGYQLPDMMPPALPLEVRLKVVQPAAPEIVAVATDRFLAASGAREGQRVDVTFDGRTVPVRIVRTASALPTTEATAQDGGALFVDLRAVNQVLQARYGTSLKPTEWWLGTDAPGATAAAARALTDVDPEQVTVRDELAAKLRDDPFGAAPEAALIAAAVVTVLFASLGFAVSAAGAMRSRDGEFAVLRALGTPRRRLARLVVVEHGVLVTLALLVGTALGTVLTHALVPLVVLTGQATRPLPPVLVELPLLRLTALLAALAAGPALVTVALALRRAKPVTALRDEVTQ, encoded by the coding sequence ATGACCGTGCTGCTGACCACGGCGGTGCTGGCCGCGCTCACCGCCTACTCGGGTGCGATAGGCGACGCGGCGCTGCGGCGGTCGCTCGCGGAGCAGCGCACCGCCGCCGAGGCCGCTCTGGTGCTCAAGGCCGACGTGCCGGCCGACGAGCGGCAGGCGGCCGACGACGCCGTACGGGCGGGGGCCCGCACCGTCTTCGACGGGCTGCCCGTCGAGGTGCGTACGCTGCTGCGGTCCGGGCCGTACGCCCTGCCCGGGGAGCTGCGGCAGCCCGCCGAGCGGGGCGGGAACCCGGACCTCACGTACTTCGCGGCCCTGGACCGCGGCCAGGTGCGGACCGTGGCCGGACGGCTCCCCCGCGAGACGGTCGCCTCCGGGCCCGTCGAGGTCGCCCTGCCGCAGAGCGCCGCCCGGCGGCTCGGGGTGGCCCCCGGCACCCGGCTGACCGTCGACGACCAGCTGGACGGCCCGGCGGTGCCCGTGGTGATCACCGGCGTGTACCGGCCGACGGACGTCCGGGCCCCCTACTGGCAGCTTGACGACCTGGGCGGGCGCGGGGCGAAGGCGTCGAGCTACACGACGTACGGGCCCCTGCTCACCGCCGCGGGCGTGCCGACGTCGGGCCGGGTGAGCGTCGGCGCGTCGGGCTGGCTGGTCTCGGCCGACTACTCCTCGCTGACGACGGACCGGATCGGCCCGCTGCGCGAGGCCGCCCGCTCGGGCAACGCGCAACTGCGCGAACACCCCGCGCTCAGCAGCGCCACGACGGCGGCCACCGCGCTGCCCGAGGTGCTGGACCGCGTCGAACGCTCCCTGCTCGTCACACGGGCCGGCATGCTGATCGTCGCCGGGCAGCTCGCCCTGCTCGCCGCCTGCGCCCTGTTGCTGGTCGCACGGCTGCTCGACTCCGACCGCACGGGCGAGACCCGGTTGCTGCGTGCGCGCGGTGCCACCCGGGCACGGCTGGCGGGCCTGGCCGCGCTGGAGGCCCTGCTGATCGCCGCGCCGGCGGTGGTGCTGGCGCCGTTGCTGTCGGGCCCGTTGACGCGGCTGCTGGCCGCGCAGGGCGCGCTGGGCCGGACCGGGGTGCGCGTCGATGTGCCCGCCGGGGGCCGACCCGAGGTGTGGGCGGTCGCCGCGGCCGTGGCCGGGCTGTGCGCGCTGGCGGTGGCCGTCCCGGCGTGGCGGGCGACCCTCGAGGGCACCGTCGCGGTGCGGGCGGGAGCGCTGTCCGCACCGCTGCGCGCCGGGGCGGACGTCGGGCTGCTGGCCGTGGCCGGTGTCGCCTTCTGGCTGCTCGGCAGCCAGGACTCCGGTGCCGTCACCGCCGACCGCGACGGGGTCCTCGGTGTCGACCCTCTGCTGGTGGTGGCGCCCGCGCTGGTGCTGTTCGCCGGAACGGTTCTGGTGCTGCGGCTGCTGCCGCTGCTGGCGCGGGCCGGCGAGCGGCTGCTGACCCGTGGGCACGGGCTGACCGCGGCCATGGTCGGCTGGCAGTTCAGCCGCCGGCCGATGCGCGGGGCCGGTCCGGTCCTGCTCCTGGTCATCTCCGTGGCGCTGGGCGTGGTGGCGATCGGGCAGCACGCGTCCTGGCTCCGCTCCCAGGCCGACCAGGCCGACTTCCGCGCGGGCGCCGAGGTGCGCGTCGTGGCCTCCGGAGGCGGTGTCGTCGGCCGGACGGACGTCTACGCGGGCCTCCCGCACGTGGACGCGGTCGCCCCCGCGGCCCGGGGCACGATGTCGCTGTCCGGCAGCCGCAGGGCGACCGTCGTGGCGCTGAACACGACGGAGGCCGCCGGGACGGTGCTGGCGCGTCGTGACCTGTCGGACGGCCCGCTGCTCGCCGGGCTCGCGCCACGCGGCGCCCCCGCGGGCATCGCGATACCCGGGGGCACCATCCGGCTCACCCTGACCGCCGCCCTGCACAGCACCGCGCCGGGGACGGAGGCGGACGTCACGCTCACGGTGCGGGACCGCCACGGAACCTCCTACGACCTGCCGTCCGGCCATCTTCCCGCCGACGGTCGTGAGCACCGGCTGACCCCGGATCTCGACGGCGCCCGGGGCCCCCTGGCGCTGATCGCGCTCCGGCTGGGCACCTCGCAGCCGACCGAGCGCCCCGACCGGCACCGCCTGGTCATCGGTGGGCTCACGGCCACAGCGGGCGACGGCGACGTCCGAGAGATGACCCTGCCGACGAAGTGGACGACCGCCGTCGAGGCCGATTCCGGCGCCGCCCCACCCGAGGACGAGGCCCGGCCGACCCTGCCCCGGCTCACGTCGACGGCACCCCTCACCCTCACCTACGACACCGGGTACCAGCTGCCCGACATGATGCCGCCCGCCCTGCCGCTGGAGGTCCGGCTCAAGGTCGTCCAGCCCGCGGCGCCCGAGATCGTCGCGGTCGCCACCGACCGGTTCCTCGCCGCGTCCGGCGCCCGCGAGGGGCAGCGCGTGGACGTCACGTTCGACGGCCGTACCGTGCCCGTACGCATCGTCCGCACCGCGAGCGCCCTGCCCACCACGGAAGCCACCGCACAGGACGGCGGGGCCCTGTTCGTCGACCTCCGGGCCGTCAACCAGGTGCTGCAGGCCCGCTACGGCACCAGCCTGAAGCCCACCGAGTGGTGGCTGGGCACGGACGCGCCCGGGGCCACCGCGGCGGCCGCGCGCGCCCTGACCGACGTCGATCCCGAGCAGGTGACGGTGCGCGACGAGCTGGCGGCGAAGCTGCGCGACGACCCGTTCGGGGCGGCCCCGGAAGCGGCGCTGATCGCGGCGGCGGTGGTGACGGTCCTCTTCGCCTCCCTCGGCTTCGCGGTGAGCGCGGCAGGGGCCATGCGCTCCCGGGACGGCGAGTTCGCCGTGCTGCGCGCCCTCGGGACACCGCGCCGTCGGCTGGCCCGGCTGGTCGTCGTGGAACACGGCGTCCTGGTGACCCTCGCGCTGCTGGTCGGCACGGCCCTGGGCACGGTGCTGACGCACGCGCTGGTGCCCCTGGTCGTCCTGACCGGGCAGGCCACCCGACCGCTCCCGCCCGTGCTGGTGGAACTCCCGCTCCTGCGGCTGACCGCCCTGCTGGCGGCCCTCGCGGCGGGCCCCGCCCTCGTGACCGTGGCCCTCGCCCTCCGGCGGGCGAAACCCGTGACGGCTCTTCGAGACGAGGTGACACAGTGA
- a CDS encoding YigZ family protein, producing MQDEYRTVARAGVHETEVNRSRFLCALAPAATEQEAQEFVAAVRREHADASHNCFAYVVGADAAVQKASDDGEPGGTAGVPMLQMLLRRDMRYVVAVVTRYYGGVKLGAGGLIRAYGGAVGEALDALGTLTRRRFRLATVTVDHQRAGKVQNDLRSTGRQVRDVRYGEAVTIEIGLPDADVDAFRAWLADTTAGTAGFELGGEAYGDA from the coding sequence ATGCAGGACGAGTACCGCACCGTCGCCCGCGCGGGAGTGCACGAGACCGAGGTCAACCGGTCCCGTTTCCTGTGCGCGCTCGCCCCGGCGGCCACCGAGCAGGAGGCGCAGGAGTTCGTCGCGGCCGTCCGCAGGGAGCATGCCGACGCCTCGCACAACTGCTTCGCGTACGTCGTGGGCGCCGACGCGGCCGTCCAGAAGGCGAGCGACGACGGCGAGCCCGGCGGCACCGCCGGCGTCCCGATGCTCCAGATGCTGCTGCGACGGGACATGCGGTACGTCGTCGCCGTCGTCACCCGGTACTACGGCGGGGTCAAGCTGGGCGCGGGCGGACTCATCAGGGCGTACGGCGGCGCCGTCGGCGAGGCGCTCGACGCGCTCGGCACCCTCACGCGCCGGCGCTTCCGGCTGGCCACGGTGACCGTCGACCACCAGCGCGCCGGCAAGGTGCAGAACGACCTGCGGTCCACCGGGCGCCAGGTCCGTGACGTGCGCTACGGCGAGGCCGTCACCATCGAGATCGGACTGCCCGACGCCGACGTGGACGCCTTCCGCGCCTGGCTCGCCGACACCACCGCGGGCACCGCCGGGTTCGAACTCGGCGGGGAGGCGTACGGGGACGCGTGA